A genomic segment from Myxococcota bacterium encodes:
- a CDS encoding protein-L-isoaspartate(D-aspartate) O-methyltransferase, whose product MAGDGRERERAAMVERVAELFAETAAQTGLPALDPRVRAALESVPRHRFVPDTWADAAYDDAALAIGRGQTISQPFIVALSVQLAEVGPDATVLEVGAGSGYQAAVLARLARRVYAIEIVPELAARAAATLAALGVQNAQVRAGDGHAGWPAHAPFDAIVVAAAAREPPPPLVAQLAPGGRMVVPVGPPGGRQDLLQLRRDAAGAVATVARLAVSFVPFTRAAPGGGGDASGPGEG is encoded by the coding sequence GTGGCGGGCGACGGGCGGGAGCGCGAGCGCGCCGCGATGGTGGAGCGCGTCGCGGAGCTGTTCGCCGAGACGGCGGCGCAGACGGGGCTCCCGGCGCTCGACCCTCGCGTGCGCGCCGCGCTCGAGAGCGTGCCCCGGCATCGCTTCGTTCCCGACACGTGGGCCGACGCGGCCTACGACGACGCGGCGCTCGCGATCGGCCGCGGACAGACGATCTCGCAGCCGTTCATCGTCGCGCTCTCCGTGCAGCTCGCCGAGGTCGGGCCGGACGCGACGGTGCTCGAGGTCGGCGCGGGCTCCGGCTACCAGGCGGCCGTGCTCGCGCGGCTCGCCCGGCGCGTCTACGCGATCGAGATCGTGCCCGAGCTCGCGGCGCGCGCGGCAGCCACGCTCGCGGCGCTCGGCGTCCAGAACGCGCAGGTGCGCGCGGGCGACGGCCACGCGGGCTGGCCCGCGCACGCGCCGTTCGACGCCATCGTGGTCGCGGCGGCAGCGCGCGAGCCGCCGCCGCCGCTCGTCGCGCAGCTCGCGCCGGGCGGGCGGATGGTCGTGCCGGTGGGGCCCCCCGGCGGACGCCAGGACCTGCTCCAGCTCCGCAGGGACGCGGCCGGCGCGGTCGCGACGGTCGCGCGGCTCGCGGTGTCGTTCGTGCCGTTCACGCGCGCCGCGCCGGGCGGCGGCGGCGACGCGTCGGGCCCGGGCGAGGGCTGA
- a CDS encoding helix-turn-helix domain-containing protein: protein MARASNAPARPARRRVPQQARSRRTRERILAAAVDCFEHHGYDDTTTAMIAARAGIGVGTLYGYFPDKRELLLTLFGLWSTELADVVLRGLDPERWAGGDVREHTRELIDTLFHMQTLRPGIQRVLWERYFKDPDFHAPFERVRERLRCAVVDFARAIGPAQLRDGLDVEGAALIVVNAVQWNAVHAYMHGTPAEIDAAARNTAEMVERFLFRD, encoded by the coding sequence ATGGCCCGAGCCTCGAACGCCCCCGCGCGGCCCGCCCGCCGACGCGTCCCGCAGCAGGCGCGCAGCCGCCGTACGCGCGAGCGCATCCTCGCTGCCGCCGTCGACTGCTTCGAGCACCACGGCTACGACGACACGACGACGGCCATGATCGCGGCGCGTGCGGGCATCGGCGTCGGCACGCTGTACGGCTACTTCCCCGACAAGCGCGAGCTCCTGCTGACCCTCTTCGGCCTGTGGTCGACGGAGCTCGCCGACGTCGTGCTGCGCGGGCTCGACCCCGAGCGCTGGGCGGGCGGCGACGTGCGCGAGCACACGCGCGAGCTGATCGACACGCTCTTCCACATGCAGACGCTGCGCCCCGGCATCCAGCGCGTGCTGTGGGAGCGCTACTTCAAGGACCCCGACTTCCACGCGCCGTTCGAGCGCGTGCGCGAGCGGCTGCGCTGCGCGGTCGTCGACTTCGCGCGCGCGATCGGCCCCGCGCAGCTGCGCGACGGGCTCGACGTCGAGGGCGCCGCGCTGATCGTCGTGAACGCGGTGCAGTGGAACGCCGTGCACGCGTACATGCACGGGACGCCCGCCGAGATCGACGCCGCCGCGCGCAACACCGCCGAGATGGTCGAGCGCTTCCTGTTCCGCGACTAG
- a CDS encoding TetR family transcriptional regulator: protein MSKGRPKTFDEVDALDRAMETFWLHGYEATSLSLLVGEMGISRQSLYDTYGNKRQLFLRAIDHYRATRLVEGLDLLERPGSPVENVKALIHFFEAIAGDERCRGCFVANTLVELGPHDAEVAAVLHGILSALEGAIAASLEEARRTGELAPGKDPQELASALLNAIIGIAVTGKLARNRYSLPRILAGTLRMLD, encoded by the coding sequence ATGTCGAAGGGCCGTCCCAAGACGTTCGACGAAGTCGACGCACTCGATCGCGCGATGGAGACCTTCTGGCTCCACGGGTACGAGGCGACGAGCCTGTCGCTGCTCGTCGGCGAGATGGGCATCTCGCGCCAGAGCCTCTACGACACCTACGGCAACAAGCGTCAGCTCTTCCTGCGCGCGATCGACCACTACCGCGCGACGCGCCTCGTCGAGGGGCTCGATCTGCTCGAGCGTCCGGGCTCGCCGGTCGAGAACGTGAAGGCGCTCATCCATTTCTTCGAAGCGATCGCGGGCGACGAGCGGTGTCGCGGATGCTTCGTCGCGAACACGCTCGTCGAGCTCGGGCCGCACGACGCCGAGGTCGCGGCCGTGCTGCACGGCATCCTGAGCGCGCTCGAGGGAGCGATCGCGGCGAGCCTCGAAGAGGCGCGGCGCACGGGCGAGCTCGCGCCGGGCAAGGATCCGCAGGAGCTCGCCTCCGCGCTGCTGAACGCGATCATCGGCATCGCCGTGACGGGCAAGCTCGCGCGCAACCGCTACTCGCTGCCGCGCATCCTCGCCGGCACCCTGCGCATGCTCGACTAG
- a CDS encoding DUF1971 domain-containing protein, with translation MKSLPDGVRAYKRTAEFDAASVPAGLLRAHRTKAGVWGRIRVLEGELVYRILEPALEEHVLAPGRDGVVEPQVPHEVEPRGAVRFFVEFLA, from the coding sequence GTGAAGTCGCTTCCCGACGGCGTGCGCGCCTACAAGCGGACTGCGGAGTTCGACGCGGCGAGCGTGCCGGCCGGGCTGCTCCGCGCGCACCGCACGAAGGCGGGCGTCTGGGGGCGCATCCGCGTGCTCGAGGGCGAGCTCGTCTACCGCATCCTCGAGCCTGCGCTCGAGGAGCACGTGCTCGCGCCCGGCCGCGACGGCGTCGTCGAGCCGCAGGTGCCGCACGAGGTCGAGCCGCGCGGCGCGGTGCGCTTCTTCGTCGAGTTCCTGGCCTGA
- a CDS encoding ferritin-like domain-containing protein — MATASDVNRLGSLDREIETILTSFDTNYVWNYGSIHEGLHDLYEKAKRDQWNSTTQLAWDTQVDPEANILPQGVNPLQGWGPFEKLDDKERQRFHHAQVALQLSQFLHGEQGALIVASQLVGGVPWIDAKYYAGTQTMDEARHVEVFSRYLHEKLEWEWPINQHLKALLDATIKESRWDFKYLGMQVLIEGLAMGAFGNLFLVAQEPLLKELLKYVMKDESRHVAFGVLSLRGYYDEMSASELADREEFIIYACRLMRDRLVGDDIARLYGWNPTDVQQLVLASPVGRQFRTLIFQRVVPNLKKLGLLTPKVRRAFTEMEIIHFEDFDTDAADAALGFA, encoded by the coding sequence ATGGCCACGGCTTCGGATGTGAACCGGCTCGGGAGCCTCGATCGCGAGATCGAGACGATCCTCACGTCCTTCGACACGAACTACGTCTGGAACTACGGGAGCATCCACGAGGGGCTCCACGACCTGTACGAGAAGGCGAAGCGCGACCAGTGGAACTCCACGACGCAGCTCGCGTGGGACACGCAGGTCGACCCCGAGGCGAACATCCTGCCGCAAGGCGTCAACCCGCTGCAGGGCTGGGGGCCGTTCGAGAAGCTCGACGACAAGGAGCGCCAGCGCTTCCACCACGCGCAGGTGGCGCTCCAGCTCTCGCAGTTCCTGCACGGCGAGCAGGGCGCGCTGATCGTCGCGTCGCAGCTCGTCGGCGGCGTGCCGTGGATCGACGCGAAGTACTACGCGGGCACGCAGACGATGGACGAGGCGCGCCACGTCGAGGTGTTCAGCCGCTACCTGCACGAGAAGCTCGAGTGGGAGTGGCCGATCAACCAGCACCTGAAGGCGCTGCTCGACGCGACGATCAAGGAGTCGCGCTGGGACTTCAAGTATCTCGGGATGCAGGTGCTGATCGAGGGGCTCGCGATGGGCGCCTTCGGCAACCTGTTCCTGGTCGCGCAGGAGCCGCTGCTCAAGGAGCTGCTCAAGTACGTGATGAAGGACGAGTCGCGCCACGTCGCGTTCGGCGTGCTCTCGCTGCGCGGCTACTACGACGAGATGTCCGCGAGCGAGCTCGCCGACCGCGAGGAGTTCATCATCTACGCGTGCCGGCTGATGCGCGATCGCCTGGTCGGCGACGACATCGCGCGGCTCTACGGGTGGAACCCGACCGACGTGCAGCAGCTCGTGCTCGCATCGCCGGTCGGCAGGCAGTTCCGCACGCTGATCTTCCAGCGCGTCGTGCCGAACCTGAAGAAGCTCGGGCTCCTCACGCCGAAGGTGCGCCGCGCCTTCACGGAGATGGAGATCATCCACTTCGAGGACTTCGACACGGACGCGGCGGACGCGGCGCTCGGCTTCGCGTAG
- a CDS encoding BCAM0308 family protein has product MSRDHRSKTHPAASTPRPPRRIHEEGPGKLADLAVCPHCRASYRDGRWTWKAAPVGSYEHRCPACERIETKHWAGVVHVGGAFAAGHRDELLGLLRNIEERERAEHPLKRIGAIEDDDDGFAVTTTDGHLAQTFGRALEHAYDGKLEHSPTSAEQDELVRVRWRRD; this is encoded by the coding sequence ATGTCCCGGGACCACCGTTCGAAGACGCATCCGGCCGCCTCCACGCCGCGCCCTCCGCGGCGCATCCACGAAGAGGGTCCGGGCAAGCTCGCCGACCTCGCCGTGTGCCCGCACTGCCGCGCGAGCTATCGCGACGGGCGCTGGACGTGGAAGGCGGCTCCGGTCGGATCCTACGAGCACCGGTGCCCGGCGTGCGAGCGGATCGAGACGAAGCACTGGGCGGGCGTCGTCCACGTCGGCGGCGCGTTCGCAGCGGGCCACCGCGACGAGCTGCTCGGGCTGCTGCGCAACATCGAGGAGCGCGAGCGCGCCGAGCATCCGCTCAAGCGCATCGGCGCGATCGAGGACGACGACGACGGCTTCGCGGTGACGACCACCGACGGCCACCTCGCCCAGACGTTCGGGCGCGCGCTCGAACACGCCTACGACGGCAAGCTCGAGCACTCGCCGACGTCGGCGGAGCAGGACGAGCTCGTGCGCGTGCGCTGGCGGCGCGACTGA
- a CDS encoding HAD family hydrolase, translated as MQRLDAVTFDCWNTLLAEKDWQVAHGLRVDALQRAARAAGLGEAAADRARVGRAFDDAWQRHMQLWEMGVASGAREVAGWAFAELGAPPRGAAFDELVARLEEASHSSQVVALEGAGETLERLASRGVRMALVCDTGLTPGRIVRRHLDRLGLLAHLDATVFSDEWLVPKPHRAVFLGALRELRTPPESGLHVGDLRRTDVAGAHGVGMKAVRIRALHDDRTGYPDADWVVDSHTELCTLIEGFGDGARVSR; from the coding sequence GTGCAACGACTCGATGCGGTGACCTTCGACTGCTGGAACACGCTCCTCGCGGAGAAGGACTGGCAGGTTGCGCACGGGCTGCGCGTCGATGCGCTCCAGCGCGCGGCGCGCGCCGCCGGCCTCGGCGAGGCGGCCGCGGACCGCGCGCGGGTCGGACGCGCCTTCGACGACGCCTGGCAGCGCCACATGCAGCTCTGGGAGATGGGCGTCGCGAGCGGTGCGCGCGAGGTCGCGGGCTGGGCGTTCGCCGAGCTCGGCGCCCCGCCGCGCGGCGCGGCGTTCGACGAGCTCGTGGCCCGGCTCGAGGAGGCCTCGCACTCCTCGCAGGTCGTCGCGCTCGAGGGCGCCGGCGAGACGCTCGAGCGGCTCGCGTCGCGCGGCGTGCGGATGGCGCTCGTCTGCGACACCGGCCTCACGCCCGGCCGCATCGTGCGCCGCCACCTCGATCGGCTCGGCCTGCTCGCGCACCTCGACGCGACCGTCTTCTCCGACGAGTGGCTCGTCCCGAAGCCCCACCGCGCCGTCTTCCTCGGCGCGCTGCGCGAGCTCCGGACGCCGCCCGAGTCGGGCCTCCACGTCGGCGACCTGCGGCGCACGGACGTCGCGGGTGCGCACGGCGTCGGCATGAAGGCGGTGCGCATCCGCGCGCTCCACGACGACCGCACGGGCTACCCGGACGCGGACTGGGTCGTCGACTCGCACACCGAGCTGTGCACGCTGATCGAGGGCTTCGGCGACGGCGCGCGCGTCAGCCGGTGA
- a CDS encoding acyl-CoA dehydrogenase family protein has protein sequence MDFGYSDEQQAIVELASQVLAEHSSHERQRAVETSGGPRFDAELWKQLAETGLLGTAVPEAQGGAGLGFLEVAAICEKVGRHTAAVPFLETVVGGVLPIAEFGSEKQREEWLPRVAEGRAILTAALQEDQADPAKPATSARRDGAGWVLSGAKLPVAFAELADLVLVPATLDGGDVAVFLVDPKAKGVSLVPLATMTGQPASLLRLDGVRVGEDAVLGGVGAGRLVLDGMRLRATAAQCAAGAGLCEAALEMTAAYIKERKQFGQPIAMFQAVGHRAADAFIDVQAVRLTAQQACWRIAAGLPAESEVALAKYWLAEAGARVVAAAQHLHGGMGVDRDYPVHRFYLFAKQLELDLGGATRQLLRIGDHLAEMPLGEVGARFQP, from the coding sequence ATGGACTTCGGTTACAGCGACGAGCAGCAGGCGATCGTCGAGCTCGCGAGCCAGGTGCTCGCCGAGCACTCGAGCCACGAGCGGCAGCGCGCCGTCGAGACGAGCGGCGGGCCGCGCTTCGACGCCGAGCTGTGGAAGCAGCTCGCGGAGACGGGCCTGCTCGGCACGGCCGTGCCCGAGGCGCAGGGGGGCGCGGGCCTCGGCTTCCTCGAGGTCGCGGCGATCTGCGAGAAGGTCGGCCGGCACACCGCCGCGGTGCCCTTCCTCGAGACGGTCGTCGGCGGCGTGCTGCCGATCGCCGAGTTCGGGAGCGAGAAGCAGCGCGAGGAATGGCTGCCGCGCGTCGCGGAGGGCCGCGCGATCCTGACCGCGGCGCTGCAGGAGGACCAGGCGGACCCGGCGAAGCCCGCGACGAGCGCGCGCCGCGACGGCGCGGGCTGGGTGCTCTCGGGTGCGAAGCTTCCCGTCGCGTTCGCCGAGCTCGCCGATCTCGTGCTCGTGCCCGCCACGCTCGACGGCGGCGACGTCGCCGTGTTCCTCGTCGACCCGAAGGCGAAGGGCGTGTCGCTCGTGCCGCTCGCGACCATGACGGGCCAGCCCGCGTCGCTCCTGCGCCTCGACGGCGTGCGCGTCGGCGAGGACGCGGTGCTCGGCGGCGTCGGCGCGGGGCGCCTCGTGCTCGACGGCATGCGGCTGCGCGCGACGGCCGCGCAGTGCGCGGCGGGTGCGGGCCTGTGCGAGGCCGCGCTCGAGATGACGGCCGCCTACATCAAGGAGCGCAAGCAGTTCGGACAGCCGATCGCGATGTTCCAGGCCGTCGGCCACCGCGCGGCCGACGCGTTCATCGACGTGCAGGCCGTGCGGCTCACCGCGCAGCAGGCGTGCTGGCGCATCGCGGCGGGGCTGCCCGCCGAGAGCGAGGTCGCGCTCGCGAAGTACTGGCTCGCCGAGGCCGGCGCGCGCGTCGTCGCGGCCGCGCAGCACCTGCACGGCGGCATGGGCGTCGACCGCGACTACCCCGTCCACCGCTTCTACCTGTTCGCGAAGCAGCTCGAGCTCGATCTCGGCGGCGCGACGCGGCAGCTGCTGCGCATCGGCGACCACCTCGCCGAGATGCCGCTCGGCGAGGTGGGGGCGCGCTTCCAGCCGTGA
- a CDS encoding MBL fold metallo-hydrolase, with product MELTFLGAAGTVTGSKTLVEAGGARVLVDCGLYQGVKQLRLRNWKPLPVEPASIDAVVLTHAHVDHSGYLPALVRDGFAGPVYCTAPTLALCEILLPDAGHLQEEDAGYANRKGFSKHAPALPLYTEADAEAALGALVARPFDVEFDAGPFRARLARAGHILGAASVELRHGDLRVLFSGDLGRPDDLLMHPPAPPGRPDYVVVESTYGDRLHASVDPFDALARILRATIERGGILLVPSFAVGRAQTMLYALHEIFARGLAPRVPVYVNSPMATDVTSLFRASCEHHRLAEELCESVCDVARFVRSVEESRQLAERREPAVIVSASGMATGGRVLHHLRALLPDARHTVLFPGFQAPGTRGDALVHGARSVKIHGVEVPVRAEVVQLDVFSAHADQADLLAWLGAAERRPRHAFVNHGEAVPADTLRREIQDRLDIPASVPEYRESVRLA from the coding sequence GTGGAGCTGACCTTCCTCGGCGCCGCCGGCACGGTGACGGGCTCGAAGACGCTCGTCGAGGCCGGTGGCGCGCGCGTGCTCGTCGACTGCGGCCTCTACCAGGGCGTCAAGCAGCTGCGCCTGCGCAACTGGAAGCCGCTGCCCGTCGAGCCGGCGTCGATCGACGCCGTCGTCCTCACGCACGCCCACGTCGACCACAGCGGATACCTGCCCGCGCTCGTGCGCGACGGCTTCGCCGGCCCCGTGTACTGCACCGCGCCGACGCTCGCGCTGTGCGAGATCCTGCTCCCCGACGCCGGCCACCTGCAGGAGGAGGACGCGGGCTACGCGAACCGCAAGGGCTTCTCGAAGCACGCGCCCGCGCTGCCGCTCTACACGGAGGCCGACGCCGAGGCCGCACTCGGCGCGCTCGTCGCGCGCCCGTTCGACGTCGAGTTCGACGCGGGCCCGTTCCGCGCGCGCCTCGCGCGCGCCGGCCACATCCTCGGCGCCGCGTCGGTCGAGCTGCGGCACGGCGACCTGCGCGTGCTGTTCTCCGGCGATCTCGGCCGGCCCGACGACCTGCTCATGCACCCGCCCGCGCCGCCCGGGCGCCCCGACTACGTCGTGGTCGAGTCGACGTACGGCGATCGGCTGCACGCGTCGGTCGACCCGTTCGACGCGCTCGCGCGCATCCTGCGCGCAACGATCGAGCGCGGCGGCATCCTGCTCGTCCCGTCGTTCGCGGTCGGGCGCGCGCAGACGATGCTCTACGCGCTCCACGAGATCTTCGCGCGCGGCCTCGCGCCGCGCGTGCCGGTGTACGTGAACAGCCCGATGGCGACGGACGTGACGAGCCTCTTCCGCGCGTCGTGCGAGCACCACCGGCTCGCCGAGGAGCTGTGCGAATCCGTCTGCGACGTCGCGCGCTTCGTGCGCAGCGTCGAGGAGTCGCGCCAGCTCGCGGAGCGACGCGAGCCCGCGGTGATCGTGTCGGCGAGCGGCATGGCGACGGGCGGTCGCGTGCTCCACCACCTGCGCGCGCTGCTCCCCGACGCGCGCCACACCGTGCTCTTCCCGGGCTTCCAGGCCCCCGGCACGCGCGGCGATGCGCTCGTCCACGGCGCGCGCTCGGTGAAGATCCACGGCGTCGAGGTGCCGGTCCGCGCCGAGGTGGTGCAGCTCGACGTCTTCTCCGCGCACGCCGACCAGGCCGACCTGCTCGCGTGGCTCGGCGCCGCCGAGCGCCGCCCGCGGCACGCGTTCGTGAACCACGGCGAGGCGGTTCCCGCCGACACGCTGCGACGCGAGATCCAGGACCGGCTCGACATCCCGGCCTCGGTGCCCGAGTACCGCGAGAGCGTCCGGCTCGCCTAG
- a CDS encoding LOG family protein has translation MRLQLEFLKPELAFADLGIEHTIVVFGSTRLVEPSAARAELAAAEGALRAADGRAAAEASQRVARARAALDRSRYYEVGRELGRIVGGCGCGPGDNRLVVMTGGGPGGMEAANRGAHDVGAASVGLNIALPLEQAPNPYVTPGLGFEFRYFGLRKLHFMLRARALVVLPGGYGTLDELFEALCLVQTRKRAALPIVLVGAAFWRRAIDFDFLVDEGMIDPADRGLFTFAETAEEAWQRILGWYETRGLSIFDPPASPDPDDDARGPGADGEPPGWS, from the coding sequence GTGCGGCTGCAGCTCGAGTTCCTGAAGCCCGAGCTCGCGTTCGCCGACCTCGGGATCGAGCACACGATCGTCGTCTTCGGGAGCACGCGGCTCGTCGAGCCGTCGGCCGCGCGCGCCGAGCTCGCCGCCGCGGAGGGCGCGCTGCGCGCGGCCGACGGTCGCGCGGCGGCGGAAGCCTCGCAGCGCGTCGCGCGCGCGCGCGCCGCGCTCGACCGCAGCCGCTACTACGAGGTCGGACGCGAGCTCGGTCGCATCGTGGGCGGCTGCGGCTGCGGGCCGGGCGACAACCGGCTCGTGGTGATGACGGGCGGCGGCCCGGGCGGGATGGAGGCCGCGAACCGCGGCGCGCACGACGTCGGCGCCGCGTCGGTCGGGCTCAACATCGCGCTGCCGCTCGAGCAGGCGCCGAACCCGTACGTCACGCCCGGGCTCGGCTTCGAGTTCCGCTACTTCGGGCTGCGCAAGCTCCACTTCATGCTGCGCGCGCGCGCACTCGTCGTGCTGCCCGGCGGCTACGGCACGCTCGACGAGCTCTTCGAGGCGCTGTGCCTCGTGCAGACGCGCAAGCGCGCCGCGCTTCCGATCGTCCTCGTGGGCGCCGCCTTCTGGCGACGCGCGATCGACTTCGACTTCCTCGTCGACGAGGGGATGATCGATCCCGCCGACCGCGGCCTCTTCACGTTCGCGGAGACCGCGGAGGAGGCGTGGCAGCGCATCCTCGGCTGGTACGAGACGCGCGGCCTCTCGATCTTCGACCCGCCCGCGTCGCCCGACCCGGACGACGACGCGCGCGGGCCGGGCGCGGACGGAGAGCCGCCCGGGTGGAGCTGA
- a CDS encoding 2,4'-dihydroxyacetophenone dioxygenase family protein, whose product MTIEDPRPAIHVGRDDLPFVGMPDKAQLKVLQVKRGEGLWIIENIFPAGYEVQTHRHSGPVWGYTVSGAWKYKEYDYVNRAGSFLYEPAGSVHTLQSIEDDTRVWFHMYGVNMNLDANGNVESVVSGDTALAYYLYACKELGYGEPNVLVE is encoded by the coding sequence ATGACGATCGAAGACCCGCGCCCCGCGATCCACGTCGGCCGCGACGACCTGCCGTTCGTCGGCATGCCCGACAAGGCGCAGCTCAAGGTGCTGCAGGTGAAGCGCGGCGAAGGCCTCTGGATCATCGAGAACATCTTCCCGGCCGGCTACGAGGTGCAGACGCACCGCCACAGCGGCCCCGTCTGGGGCTACACGGTGAGCGGCGCGTGGAAGTACAAGGAGTACGACTACGTCAACCGCGCCGGCTCCTTCCTCTACGAGCCGGCGGGCTCCGTCCACACGCTGCAGTCGATCGAGGACGACACGCGCGTGTGGTTCCACATGTACGGCGTCAACATGAACCTCGACGCGAACGGCAACGTGGAGTCCGTCGTGAGCGGCGACACGGCACTCGCCTACTACCTGTATGCATGCAAAGAGCTGGGATACGGGGAGCCCAACGTCCTCGTCGAGTAG
- a CDS encoding helix-hairpin-helix domain-containing protein, whose amino-acid sequence MAAQPVANAEIADALERVADLLEAQEANAYRVRAYRNAAATIRAHDEPLGALYERGGTAALDALPTIGRTIAAHVAELLQRGSLALLDRLEGESSPEQLLLTVPGLGPELASRIVHDLGVETLEELEVAAHDGRLTSVPGFGPRRVRAVREQLGSMLGRSARRRARRSAWIESHRSAGGPAAAHAPRRPGVATLLAVDADYRERARRGALRTIAPRRFNPRGEAWLPVLHTDRDGWHATALFSNTARAHQLGRTRDWVVVYYARDGDEGQCTVVDETRGELAGRRVVRGREVECRAHYAEEAAARDGASSASPGGAR is encoded by the coding sequence ATGGCCGCGCAGCCCGTCGCGAATGCCGAGATCGCCGACGCGCTCGAGCGCGTGGCCGACCTGCTCGAGGCGCAGGAGGCGAACGCCTACCGCGTGCGCGCGTACCGCAACGCCGCCGCGACGATCCGCGCACACGACGAGCCGCTCGGCGCGCTCTACGAACGCGGCGGCACGGCCGCGCTCGACGCGCTCCCGACCATCGGCCGCACGATCGCGGCACACGTGGCCGAGCTGCTGCAGCGCGGCTCGCTCGCGCTGCTCGACCGGCTCGAGGGCGAGTCGTCGCCCGAGCAGCTGCTGCTCACCGTGCCCGGGCTCGGGCCCGAGCTCGCGTCGCGCATCGTGCACGACCTCGGCGTCGAGACGCTCGAGGAGCTCGAGGTCGCCGCGCACGACGGGCGGCTCACCTCCGTGCCGGGGTTCGGGCCGCGCCGCGTGCGCGCCGTGCGCGAGCAGCTCGGCTCGATGCTCGGTCGCTCGGCGCGCCGCCGCGCGCGGCGCAGCGCATGGATCGAGAGCCACCGCAGTGCGGGCGGGCCCGCCGCCGCGCACGCGCCGCGCCGACCCGGCGTCGCGACGCTGCTCGCCGTCGACGCCGACTACCGCGAGCGCGCGCGGCGCGGCGCGCTGCGCACGATCGCACCGCGCCGCTTCAACCCGCGCGGCGAGGCCTGGCTGCCCGTCCTCCACACGGACCGCGACGGCTGGCACGCGACCGCCCTCTTCTCGAACACCGCGCGCGCGCACCAGCTCGGCCGCACGCGCGACTGGGTCGTCGTCTACTACGCGCGCGACGGCGACGAGGGCCAGTGCACGGTCGTCGACGAGACGCGCGGCGAGCTCGCCGGGCGCCGCGTCGTGCGCGGTCGCGAGGTGGAGTGCCGCGCGCACTACGCGGAGGAAGCGGCCGCGCGCGACGGTGCGTCGTCCGCGTCGCCCGGCGGCGCGCGCTAG
- a CDS encoding acyl-CoA dehydrogenase family protein: MYIGLNEEQQALRAELRAYYAKLLTPEIREALHAEAGCGPVHRQVIRQMGEDGWLGIGWPAQYGGQGRSQIEQFIFFDESMRVGAPVPMLTINTVGPTLYQNASEAMKAELLPKITAGEILFCIGYTEPGAGTDLASLKTRADRDGDEYVINGQKIFTSVAGDADYIWLAARTDQEAAKHGGISMFVVPMDTPGIRIEPMHLLSHHDINTTFFDDVRVPASALVGGENKGWKLITSQLNHERVTLCSSGMIEGTFEAVLAWARETKRADGTRVIDQEWVRTNLARVWAGIQFMRLQNWKVAFDATHGELAPQDASALKVYGTEFYMQAIRLMMEVIGPRAYLVRESAEAVLMGQLDNVYRSLLILTFGGGTNEVQRDLIGLFGLRLPRIPRM, from the coding sequence ATGTACATCGGCCTGAACGAGGAGCAGCAGGCGCTGCGCGCCGAGCTCCGCGCCTACTATGCGAAGCTGCTGACGCCCGAGATCCGCGAGGCGCTGCACGCCGAGGCCGGCTGCGGCCCCGTGCATCGCCAGGTCATCCGCCAGATGGGCGAGGACGGCTGGCTCGGCATCGGCTGGCCCGCGCAGTACGGCGGGCAGGGCCGCTCGCAGATCGAGCAGTTCATCTTCTTCGACGAGTCGATGCGCGTCGGCGCGCCCGTGCCGATGCTCACGATCAACACCGTCGGCCCGACGCTCTACCAGAACGCGAGCGAGGCGATGAAGGCCGAGCTCCTGCCGAAGATCACGGCGGGCGAGATCCTCTTCTGCATCGGCTACACCGAGCCCGGCGCCGGCACCGACCTCGCGTCGCTCAAGACGCGCGCCGACCGCGACGGCGACGAGTACGTCATCAACGGGCAGAAGATCTTCACGTCCGTCGCCGGCGACGCGGACTACATCTGGCTCGCGGCGCGCACCGACCAGGAGGCCGCGAAGCACGGCGGCATCTCGATGTTCGTCGTGCCGATGGACACGCCCGGCATCCGCATCGAGCCGATGCACCTGCTGTCGCACCACGACATCAACACGACCTTCTTCGACGACGTGCGCGTGCCCGCGAGCGCGCTCGTCGGCGGCGAGAACAAGGGCTGGAAGCTCATCACGAGCCAGCTCAACCACGAGCGCGTCACGCTCTGCTCGTCGGGCATGATCGAGGGCACGTTCGAGGCGGTGCTCGCGTGGGCGCGCGAGACGAAGCGCGCCGACGGCACGCGCGTGATCGACCAGGAGTGGGTGCGCACGAACCTGGCGCGCGTCTGGGCGGGCATCCAGTTCATGCGCCTCCAGAACTGGAAGGTCGCCTTCGACGCCACGCACGGCGAGCTCGCGCCGCAGGACGCCTCCGCGCTCAAGGTCTACGGCACCGAGTTCTACATGCAGGCGATCCGGCTCATGATGGAGGTCATCGGGCCGCGCGCGTATCTCGTGCGCGAGTCGGCCGAGGCCGTCCTGATGGGCCAGCTCGACAACGTCTACCGCTCGCTCCTCATCCTGACGTTCGGCGGTGGCACCAACGAAGTGCAGCGCGACCTGATCGGGCTGTTCGGGCTGCGCCTGCCGCGCATCCCGCGGATGTAG